A single genomic interval of Mesoplodon densirostris isolate mMesDen1 chromosome 8, mMesDen1 primary haplotype, whole genome shotgun sequence harbors:
- the LOC132495047 gene encoding LOW QUALITY PROTEIN: cyclin-A2-like (The sequence of the model RefSeq protein was modified relative to this genomic sequence to represent the inferred CDS: substituted 1 base at 1 genomic stop codon), whose translation MEVKCKPKVGYMKKQPDITNSMRAILVDWLVEVGEEYKLENETLHLAVNYIDRFLSSMSVLRGKLQLVGTAAMLLASKFEEIYPPEVAEFVYITDDTYTKKQVLRMEHLVLKVLAFDLAAPTINQFLTQYFLHQQSANCKVESLAMFLRXLSLIDADPYLKYLPSVIATAAFHLALYTVTGQSWPESLVQKTGYTLETLKPCLMDLHQTYLRAQWHAQQSIREKYKNTKYHGVSHLNPPETLNV comes from the coding sequence ATGGAGGTTAAATGTAAGCCTAAAGTGGGTTACATGAAGAAACAGCCAGACATTACTAACAGTATGAGGGCTATCCTCGTGGACTGGTTAGTTGAAGTAGGAGAAGAATATAAACTAGAGAATGAGACCCTGCATTTGGCTGTGAACTACATTGATAGGTTTCTTTCATCGATGTCTGTGTTGAGAGGAAAACTTCAGCTTGTGGGCACTGCTGCTATGCTGTTAGCCTCAAAGTTTGAAGAAATATACCCACCAGAAGTAGCAGAGTTTGTATACATTACAGATGACACTTATACCAAGAAACAAGTTCTGAGAATGGAGCACCTAGTTTTGAAAGTCCTTGCTTTTGACTTAGCTGCACCAACAATAAATCAGTTTCTTACCCAGTACTTTCTGCACCAGCAGTCTGCAAACTGCAAAGTTGAAAGCTTAGCAATGTTTTTGAGATAGTTAAGTTTGATAGATGCTGACCCATATCTAAAGTATTTGCCATCAGTTATCGCCACAGCAGCCTTTCATTTAGCACTCTACACTGTCACGGGACAAAGCTGGCCTGAATCATTAGTACAAAAGACTGGATATACGCTGGAAACTCTAAAGCCTTGTCTCATGGACCTTCACCAGACCTACCTCAGAGCTCAGTGGCATGCACAACAGTCAATAAGAGAAAAGTACAAAAACACAAAGTATCATGGTGTTTCTCACCTCAACCCACCAGAGACACTAAATGTGTAA